A stretch of Lysinibacillus agricola DNA encodes these proteins:
- a CDS encoding LrgB family protein → MSFLIAILSLLGTIAIFYISKMFYKKYKKEWLTPILITPLVIIIILLLTGTSYKSFNAGANILTNLLGPATVAFAVPIYKNFNLLKKHAFEIFLSIAVGSAVAITSSFIIAVVVGLNDELVHSLVPRSVTTPIAMDISNMIGGSPTLTAVFVMATGILGSLIAPLVIKVCRFHRPSSRGLMLGMGAHGTGTSKAFEFGELEGTFASLAMIVAALISIVLTTTFFPALEHLVVNILLP, encoded by the coding sequence ATGAGCTTTTTAATAGCTATCTTAAGTTTACTTGGTACTATTGCAATTTTTTATATTAGTAAAATGTTTTATAAAAAGTATAAGAAGGAATGGCTAACACCTATACTGATTACACCGTTAGTTATAATTATCATTTTGCTACTAACAGGTACATCCTATAAATCCTTTAATGCAGGAGCCAATATTTTAACAAATTTACTAGGTCCAGCAACAGTTGCATTTGCTGTACCAATTTATAAAAATTTTAACCTATTAAAGAAACATGCCTTTGAAATTTTTCTAAGTATTGCAGTTGGATCTGCGGTTGCCATTACATCATCATTTATAATTGCCGTAGTAGTTGGATTAAATGATGAGCTTGTGCATAGCTTAGTACCGCGTTCAGTCACTACACCAATCGCGATGGATATTTCCAATATGATTGGTGGCTCTCCTACGCTGACAGCCGTTTTTGTTATGGCAACGGGTATTTTAGGAAGTCTGATTGCACCGTTAGTTATTAAAGTATGTCGTTTTCACAGACCTTCTTCTAGAGGTTTAATGCTGGGAATGGGAGCCCACGGTACAGGTACTTCTAAAGCGTTTGAGTTTGGTGAGCTTGAAGGTACTTTTGCAAGTCTTGCTATGATCGTAGCTGCATTAATTAGTATTGTTTTAACAACAACATTTTTCCCAGCATTGGAACATCTAGTTGTCAATATCCTGTTGCCTTAA
- a CDS encoding CidA/LrgA family holin-like protein translates to MKIVKSIVQIGYLYILLFVGNSIARLLHLPIPGSIIGLVLLFLLLQFHIIKLEWIELGAGLLLSELLLFFIPSAIGVIDYDALFGVQGVKVVLVIVVSAIVVMFATGFTAQWLEQRKKGDTA, encoded by the coding sequence ATGAAAATCGTCAAAAGTATCGTGCAAATCGGCTATCTTTATATACTATTATTTGTTGGAAATAGTATTGCACGTCTACTTCACTTGCCGATTCCAGGGAGCATAATTGGACTAGTCTTATTGTTTTTACTTTTACAGTTTCATATTATTAAGCTTGAATGGATTGAGCTAGGTGCAGGTTTATTACTTAGTGAGTTATTACTATTTTTCATTCCATCTGCTATCGGAGTAATCGACTATGATGCACTATTCGGTGTGCAAGGTGTGAAGGTTGTGCTTGTTATTGTAGTGAGTGCTATTGTTGTTATGTTTGCAACAGGTTTCACAGCACAATGGCTAGAGCAACGAAAGAAAGGTGATACTGCATGA
- the pnpS gene encoding two-component system histidine kinase PnpS produces MKSMSNRLFLTFMLLLGTILAVLMIVIGQLFPVYIEQYNEQASSQMQESISQVLDERKIELSKEDKEALYTAQNIEAKDTILSNVRARVYVVLAILFTITLILIAVVCRYMIRNFTAPIDNVTDTALELAKGNYRARAHENEHERMMPLSHSINILARNLQDITTIREVEEERLKTLIENMGSSLMMIGREGNISIVNRVFLERFGMQIDDVQGKVFRTIGLPKSMEQFIDHVFLTEMPYRQQIKMEVQQELYNKEVYGAPVIGDHGRWLGVVIVMHDITELVRLEQIRKDFVANVSHELRTPITSIKGFSETLLDGAYKDEKMLLSFLEIIYKESNRLQMLIQDLLELSKIEQHGFTVNIMPMGLQDVLIRGAELTGPRLDEKNMSFHVDIERDVQVMGDANRIIQIVTNLITNAITYSPENTTVTIRLKENETYGIIEIEDQGIGIEKHEIARVFERFYRVDRARSRNSGGTGLGLAIVKHLVEAHHGRIQVESEVSVGTKMIVMIPKN; encoded by the coding sequence ATGAAATCAATGAGCAACCGCTTATTCTTGACATTCATGCTATTGCTTGGAACGATACTAGCTGTCCTAATGATTGTTATAGGTCAGCTTTTTCCTGTTTATATAGAACAGTACAATGAGCAGGCGAGTTCGCAGATGCAAGAATCCATCAGTCAAGTATTAGATGAACGAAAGATTGAACTATCTAAGGAAGATAAAGAGGCACTGTATACTGCTCAAAACATTGAAGCAAAGGACACAATATTATCGAATGTTCGTGCACGAGTTTATGTAGTGCTAGCGATTTTGTTTACAATCACGCTTATATTAATAGCTGTTGTCTGTCGCTATATGATTCGAAATTTCACCGCTCCTATTGATAACGTAACAGATACAGCACTTGAGCTGGCAAAGGGAAATTATCGTGCACGTGCCCATGAAAATGAGCATGAACGTATGATGCCACTTAGTCACTCTATCAATATTTTAGCGCGTAATTTACAGGATATTACGACGATTCGTGAGGTAGAAGAGGAAAGGCTTAAAACGTTAATTGAAAACATGGGAAGTTCCCTCATGATGATTGGACGTGAGGGGAATATATCTATCGTGAACCGTGTATTTTTAGAGCGTTTCGGTATGCAAATTGACGATGTGCAAGGAAAAGTCTTTCGTACTATAGGTTTACCTAAATCAATGGAGCAGTTTATCGACCATGTGTTTCTAACAGAAATGCCTTATCGACAACAAATTAAAATGGAGGTCCAACAGGAGCTTTATAATAAGGAAGTGTATGGAGCACCTGTTATAGGAGATCATGGTCGATGGCTTGGTGTCGTTATTGTTATGCACGATATTACGGAGCTTGTTCGTTTAGAGCAGATTCGTAAGGACTTTGTGGCCAATGTATCTCATGAATTGCGTACACCTATTACATCTATTAAAGGTTTTTCGGAAACTTTACTTGATGGGGCCTATAAGGACGAAAAAATGTTGCTATCTTTTTTAGAGATCATTTATAAAGAAAGTAACCGTCTACAGATGCTAATCCAGGACTTACTAGAGTTATCGAAAATTGAACAGCATGGTTTTACCGTTAATATAATGCCGATGGGCTTGCAAGATGTACTTATACGTGGAGCAGAGCTGACAGGACCTCGTCTAGATGAGAAAAATATGAGCTTTCATGTTGATATAGAACGTGATGTCCAGGTTATGGGTGATGCGAATCGTATCATTCAAATTGTCACTAATTTAATTACCAATGCCATTACGTACTCGCCAGAAAATACAACCGTTACAATTCGATTAAAGGAAAATGAAACGTACGGCATTATTGAAATAGAGGATCAGGGTATAGGGATTGAAAAGCATGAAATAGCCCGTGTCTTTGAACGATTTTATCGTGTGGATCGTGCGCGAAGCCGGAATTCTGGGGGAACAGGTTTAGGGCTTGCTATTGTTAAACACTTAGTAGAGGCGCATCATGGTCGCATTCAAGTAGAAAGTGAAGTTAGCGTAGGCACAAAAATGATTGTCATGATCCCGAAAAATTAA
- a CDS encoding response regulator transcription factor, protein MTKTILVVEDEFSIATLLKYNLEQAGYVVETAADGQEGLDKAIDLQPDLILLDLMLPRLDGMEVCKQIRQQRMNTPIIMLTAKDDEFDKVLGLELGADDYMTKPFSPREVLARVKAVLRRFTQNVVAEDKNVPKEKMYEFGQLRVFPERFEVFLQDEALEFTPKEFELLIYLLENKNRVLTRDQLLSAVWKYDFAGDTRIVDVHISHLRDKIEENSRKPMFIKTIRGLGYKFEEPKTT, encoded by the coding sequence ATGACAAAAACGATTTTAGTTGTAGAAGATGAATTTTCTATTGCGACATTATTGAAATATAATTTAGAGCAGGCTGGCTATGTTGTAGAAACAGCTGCAGATGGTCAAGAAGGGCTTGATAAGGCAATTGACTTACAGCCAGATTTAATTCTATTAGATTTGATGCTTCCAAGGCTTGATGGTATGGAGGTATGTAAACAAATTCGTCAACAACGTATGAATACACCTATTATTATGTTAACAGCAAAGGATGACGAGTTCGACAAAGTACTTGGTCTAGAGCTAGGGGCAGATGATTATATGACGAAGCCTTTTAGTCCACGCGAAGTGTTAGCGCGGGTAAAGGCTGTATTAAGACGTTTTACACAAAATGTTGTGGCAGAAGATAAGAATGTGCCTAAAGAGAAAATGTATGAGTTTGGACAATTGCGTGTCTTTCCTGAGCGTTTTGAAGTGTTTTTACAAGATGAGGCGCTGGAATTTACACCAAAGGAATTTGAGTTACTCATTTACTTACTTGAAAATAAAAACCGTGTTTTAACGCGTGATCAGCTATTAAGTGCTGTATGGAAGTATGATTTTGCTGGCGATACTCGAATTGTGGATGTACACATTAGCCACCTTCGCGATAAAATCGAGGAAAATAGCCGTAAGCCGATGTTCATCAAAACAATTCGCGGCCTTGGCTATAAATTTGAGGAGCCGAAGACGACATGA
- a CDS encoding MaoC/PaaZ C-terminal domain-containing protein has product MLQKNSKLGLTIDEITVGEKIHITEKIEDKDLLLYLGLTNDSNPLYIQHDYAAMTPFQKPIVPTIMLNGIITSAVSKYIPGPGARIIEQHLKYLGPLYHYELFDTLLEVTEVNKIQNTITVSVHSYNEKKQLVIEGTLLVTPPIALLTS; this is encoded by the coding sequence TTGCTTCAAAAAAACAGTAAGCTTGGTCTCACTATTGACGAAATTACAGTTGGCGAGAAAATTCATATTACCGAAAAGATAGAAGATAAGGATTTATTGCTTTATTTAGGGCTTACAAATGATAGTAATCCGCTTTATATTCAACATGATTATGCTGCGATGACACCTTTTCAAAAGCCAATCGTACCAACGATCATGTTAAATGGTATTATTACGTCAGCTGTGTCAAAGTATATACCTGGACCAGGTGCACGAATTATTGAGCAACATTTAAAATATTTAGGACCTCTCTATCATTATGAATTGTTTGATACGCTTTTAGAGGTAACAGAAGTAAATAAAATACAAAATACAATTACTGTATCTGTGCACTCATATAATGAGAAAAAGCAACTTGTGATTGAAGGTACATTGCTAGTGACGCCACCTATTGCATTATTGACGTCTTGA